A stretch of the Spirochaetota bacterium genome encodes the following:
- the trmD gene encoding tRNA (guanosine(37)-N1)-methyltransferase TrmD: protein MLFNIITLFPEVFEIYLNISLFKKGKKKGIFNYNIINLREFGIGKHRKVDDYPYGGGKGMILRPEPLAKALNSISDKGIIIYFSPKGKLLNNELIKSFFEFEIKKDGNFNKEVLKKENKAFSLICGRYEGIDQRIIDNYVDLEISIGDFVLTGGELPALCFIDCVLRQCTGFLDKNALKEESFEGNLLEYPHYTRPEIFMGYKVPEVLLSGNHKEIENWRFLERVKITKENRKDLYYKFLEENYE, encoded by the coding sequence ATTTTATTTAATATAATAACTTTATTCCCTGAAGTATTTGAAATTTATTTAAATATTTCTTTATTTAAAAAAGGTAAAAAAAAGGGTATTTTTAATTATAATATAATAAATTTAAGGGAATTTGGGATTGGAAAACATAGAAAAGTAGATGATTATCCCTATGGCGGGGGTAAAGGAATGATACTTAGACCAGAACCCCTTGCTAAAGCATTAAATAGTATAAGTGATAAGGGAATAATTATTTATTTTTCACCAAAAGGAAAACTTTTAAACAATGAATTAATAAAAAGTTTTTTCGAGTTTGAAATAAAAAAAGATGGCAATTTTAATAAAGAAGTATTAAAAAAAGAGAATAAAGCTTTTTCTTTAATTTGTGGAAGATATGAAGGTATTGATCAAAGGATTATTGATAATTATGTTGATTTGGAAATATCTATTGGTGATTTTGTATTAACAGGTGGTGAGTTGCCAGCTCTATGCTTTATTGATTGTGTTTTAAGACAATGTACTGGATTTCTTGATAAAAATGCTTTAAAAGAAGAAAGTTTTGAGGGTAATTTGCTTGAGTACCCTCATTATACACGGCCTGAAATATTTATGGGTTATAAGGTACCTGAAGTTTTATTATCTGGTAACCATAAAGAAATTGAAAACTGGAGATTTTTAGAAAGAGTTAAAATAACGAAGGAAAATAGAAAAGATTTATATTATAAATTTCTGGAGGAAAACTATGAATAA
- a CDS encoding V-type ATP synthase subunit K: MGVALALLGVAFAVALSGIGSALGISYAARTAAGSLAEDPKRFGKFLLLIALPGTQGIYGFLIGFLILLRLNIIGASTLDQIYEITLAQGLMYTFAGLPVGIAGLVSGIFQGKVCASGIAMVSKQAKETGKAMTMAVFVEFYAILGLLASLFLVLKNVK, from the coding sequence ATGGGAGTAGCTTTAGCTTTACTTGGTGTTGCATTTGCAGTTGCTTTATCAGGAATTGGTTCTGCACTTGGCATATCTTATGCAGCTAGAACAGCAGCTGGATCACTAGCAGAAGATCCTAAAAGATTTGGTAAATTTTTATTATTAATAGCTTTACCAGGTACTCAAGGTATTTATGGGTTTTTAATTGGATTTCTAATTTTATTAAGACTTAATATAATTGGAGCATCAACTCTTGATCAGATTTACGAAATAACCCTTGCACAGGGATTAATGTATACATTTGCAGGACTTCCAGTAGGTATTGCTGGTTTAGTTTCAGGGATTTTTCAAGGTAAAGTTTGTGCAAGTGGTATAGCTATGGTTTCTAAACAAGCTAAAGAAACAGGAAAAGCTATGACAATGGCAGTATTTGTAGAATTCTATGCAATATTAGGTTTACTTGCTTCTTTATTTTTAGTTTTAAAAAATGTTAAATAA
- a CDS encoding V-type ATPase subunit, whose protein sequence is MLYNINLKEDENYFFICGLIRSFENRLLKDSDFLDLIDLPLKNLFNILIEKGYRLHGEYEKITYDMIFDWEMWHLKKLILENCTEDVYKLLFLKYDLPHIKKFLKAKYILKSENFDNLTNGFSGVYDLKFLIDTLAQGNYDLLNFTELSSFLRDFNNLSLDLLSGEFIDRSLDIFYFNYVRNIAKNLKNKILEDLIENKLLFLNLKNLIRLKLEGKDSFSFEEFYIPQESYDISFFKELFDLDLNNISVKFSFNPFSTEIANCLTELQKTNDLGLIEKLFDDTYVEYLRETTKYITSDLSLIYAYFYAKELELTNIKIIFVSKINNIIPDKVKKILRKSYV, encoded by the coding sequence ATGTTATATAACATTAATTTAAAAGAAGATGAAAATTATTTTTTTATATGTGGACTTATTCGTTCTTTTGAGAATAGATTATTAAAAGACTCTGATTTTCTCGATCTTATAGATTTACCTCTAAAAAATTTGTTTAATATTTTAATCGAAAAAGGTTATAGGCTTCATGGAGAATATGAAAAAATTACATATGATATGATTTTTGACTGGGAAATGTGGCATTTAAAAAAATTAATTTTGGAAAATTGCACTGAAGATGTTTATAAATTACTTTTTTTAAAATATGATTTGCCACATATAAAAAAATTTTTAAAAGCAAAATATATTCTAAAAAGTGAAAACTTCGATAATTTAACCAATGGTTTTTCTGGAGTTTATGATTTGAAATTTTTAATAGATACTTTGGCTCAAGGAAATTATGATTTATTAAATTTTACAGAACTATCAAGTTTTTTGAGAGATTTTAATAATTTATCTTTAGATTTATTATCAGGTGAATTTATTGACAGAAGTTTGGATATTTTTTATTTTAATTATGTAAGAAATATAGCGAAAAATCTTAAAAATAAAATTTTAGAAGATTTAATTGAAAATAAACTACTTTTTTTGAATTTAAAAAACCTTATTAGGTTAAAATTAGAAGGAAAAGATTCTTTTAGTTTTGAAGAATTCTATATTCCTCAGGAAAGTTATGATATTTCATTTTTTAAAGAATTGTTTGATCTTGATTTAAATAATATTTCAGTTAAATTTTCTTTTAATCCATTTTCTACAGAGATTGCAAATTGTTTAACTGAGCTACAAAAAACTAATGATCTTGGTTTAATTGAAAAGCTTTTTGATGATACTTATGTTGAATATTTAAGAGAAACCACCAAATATATAACTTCAGATTTATCATTAATTTATGCTTATTTTTATGCTAAAGAATTAGAATTGACTAATATTAAGATTATTTTTGTTTCTAAGATAAACAATATAATTCCTGATAAAGTAAAAAAGATTTTAAGGAAATCATATGTCTGA
- a CDS encoding V-type ATP synthase subunit A has product MMQQKGRIVKVAGPLIIAENMNHANMFDVVKVSDLNLVGEIIEMRGDRASIQVYEETGGIGVGDPVYTTGEPLSVELGPGLIENIYDGIQRPLDKIKEKAGDLLTRGISVPSLDREKMWHFHPIKKVGDYVVGGDKIGYVEETILVKHYIMVPPYIEGEIVDINKEGDYRIEDTIYKIKTNDGQIKQFNMIQRWPVRKPRPIKMKINPYEPLLTGQRVIDTFFPVAKGGTACVPGPFGSGKTVVQHQLAKWADAQIIIYIGCGERGNEMTDVLLEFPELKDPKTGHPLMKRTVLIANTSNMPVAAREASVYTGITIGEYFRDMGYSVAIMADSTSRWAEAMREMSGRLEEMPGEEGYPAYLGTRIAEFYERAGKVKCIGKEDIEGALTVIGAVSPPGGDLSDPVVQATLRVVKVFWSLSDKLAYRRHFPAIDWLGSYSLYDNNIKDWLKKNVADDWVDMKVEAMSILQREAELEEIVRLVGLDALSPENRLLMDTAKSIREDYLHQNAFHEIDTYTSSRKSYEMLKNILYFHHESLKYIKSHNIIVKDLISLPVKEKIARMKYVSEDNIDEIRKIKDQIDLELKDLAKKYE; this is encoded by the coding sequence ATAATGCAGCAAAAAGGTCGAATAGTAAAAGTTGCTGGGCCACTTATTATAGCTGAAAATATGAATCATGCAAATATGTTTGATGTAGTTAAAGTCTCAGATTTAAACCTTGTTGGTGAAATAATTGAAATGAGAGGAGATAGAGCTTCTATTCAAGTTTATGAAGAAACTGGAGGAATTGGTGTTGGTGATCCAGTTTATACAACAGGTGAACCTTTATCTGTTGAACTAGGTCCTGGTCTAATTGAAAATATATATGATGGTATACAAAGACCACTTGATAAAATAAAGGAAAAAGCTGGAGATTTGTTAACTAGAGGTATTTCTGTTCCATCTCTTGATAGAGAAAAAATGTGGCATTTCCATCCAATTAAGAAAGTAGGGGATTATGTTGTAGGTGGAGATAAAATTGGGTATGTTGAAGAAACAATTCTTGTTAAGCATTATATAATGGTTCCTCCATATATTGAAGGAGAAATAGTTGATATTAATAAAGAGGGGGATTATAGGATAGAGGATACCATTTATAAAATAAAAACAAATGATGGACAAATAAAACAGTTTAATATGATACAGAGGTGGCCAGTAAGAAAACCAAGACCTATAAAAATGAAAATTAATCCTTATGAACCTTTACTTACAGGACAGAGAGTTATAGATACATTTTTCCCTGTAGCAAAAGGCGGAACCGCTTGTGTTCCTGGTCCATTTGGTTCAGGGAAAACCGTTGTGCAACATCAATTGGCAAAGTGGGCAGATGCTCAGATAATTATATATATTGGATGTGGAGAAAGAGGAAATGAGATGACAGATGTATTGCTGGAATTTCCTGAACTTAAAGATCCAAAAACAGGACATCCATTAATGAAAAGAACAGTTTTAATTGCAAATACATCTAACATGCCAGTAGCAGCAAGAGAAGCTTCAGTTTATACTGGTATAACAATAGGTGAATATTTTAGAGATATGGGATATTCAGTTGCAATAATGGCTGACTCAACTTCGAGATGGGCAGAAGCTATGAGAGAAATGTCTGGTAGACTTGAAGAGATGCCAGGTGAAGAAGGATATCCTGCATATCTTGGTACTAGAATAGCTGAATTTTATGAAAGAGCTGGTAAAGTTAAGTGTATTGGTAAAGAAGATATAGAAGGAGCTTTAACTGTAATAGGAGCAGTATCACCCCCAGGTGGTGATCTATCTGATCCAGTAGTTCAAGCTACATTAAGGGTTGTAAAAGTATTTTGGTCTTTATCTGATAAACTTGCATATAGAAGACATTTTCCTGCAATAGATTGGTTAGGTTCATATTCTTTATATGATAATAATATTAAAGATTGGCTTAAAAAGAATGTTGCTGATGATTGGGTTGATATGAAAGTTGAAGCTATGAGTATTTTACAAAGAGAAGCAGAACTTGAAGAAATTGTTAGACTTGTTGGTCTTGATGCTTTATCCCCAGAAAATAGATTATTAATGGATACTGCAAAATCAATAAGGGAGGATTATTTACATCAAAATGCTTTTCATGAGATAGATACATATACTTCATCAAGAAAGTCTTATGAAATGCTTAAAAATATATTATATTTCCATCATGAATCATTAAAGTATATTAAGAGTCATAATATTATAGTTAAAGATCTAATTTCATTGCCAGTTAAAGAAAAAATTGCAAGAATGAAATATGTTTCAGAAGATAATATAGATGAGATAAGAAAAATAAAAGATCAGATTGATTTAGAACTTAAAGATCTCGCTAAAAAATATGAATAA
- a CDS encoding V-type ATP synthase subunit B — protein MIKEYRTIAEVVGPLMLVKNVEGIKYEELVEIELQNGEIRNGKVLEVNSDMALVQLFEGARGINLEKSKVRFLGRGVEIGLSEDMLGRIFDGQGRPIDGKAHIIAEVKRDINGAPINPYARDYPNEFIQTGISTIDGLNTLVRGQKLPIFSGSGLPHNRLAAQIARQAKVLEKEGQKGQRFAVVFAAMGITFEEAQFFIEDFQKTGAIERSVLFVNLANDPAIERIATPRLALTTAEYLAFDKGMHVLVILTDMTNYCEALREVSAARQEVPGRRGYPGYLYTDLSTIYERAGRIKGKEGSITQIPILTMPEDDKTHPIPDLTGYITEGQIVFSRELYRKGIYPPVDILQSLSRLKDKGIGKGKTREDHSDVFNQIFAAYASGLEARELEAILGEAALSETDKIFYQFANEFEKRYIRQGEYENRSIFETLDLSWDLLKMIPIRELKRIRDEYIEKYLKPRLKE, from the coding sequence ATGATTAAGGAATATAGAACTATAGCAGAAGTTGTTGGACCTCTTATGCTTGTTAAAAATGTTGAAGGAATAAAATATGAGGAACTTGTTGAAATAGAACTTCAAAATGGTGAAATTAGAAATGGTAAAGTTCTTGAAGTGAATAGTGATATGGCTCTTGTCCAGTTATTTGAGGGAGCAAGAGGAATAAATCTTGAAAAATCAAAAGTTAGATTTTTAGGAAGAGGTGTTGAAATTGGTCTTTCAGAGGATATGCTTGGAAGAATATTTGATGGGCAAGGTAGACCTATAGATGGTAAAGCTCATATAATTGCTGAAGTAAAAAGAGATATAAATGGAGCTCCTATAAATCCTTATGCACGAGATTACCCAAATGAATTTATTCAAACTGGTATTTCTACAATAGATGGATTAAATACACTTGTAAGAGGACAAAAACTTCCAATTTTTTCAGGATCTGGTTTACCACATAATAGATTAGCAGCTCAAATAGCAAGACAAGCTAAAGTTCTTGAAAAAGAAGGCCAAAAGGGGCAAAGATTTGCTGTAGTATTTGCTGCTATGGGTATAACATTTGAAGAAGCTCAATTTTTTATTGAGGATTTTCAAAAGACTGGTGCTATAGAAAGATCTGTTCTCTTTGTTAACCTTGCTAATGACCCTGCTATTGAAAGAATAGCAACTCCAAGATTAGCTTTAACAACAGCAGAATATTTAGCTTTTGATAAAGGGATGCATGTTTTAGTTATTTTAACTGATATGACAAATTACTGTGAAGCTTTAAGAGAAGTATCTGCTGCAAGGCAAGAAGTTCCTGGTAGAAGAGGTTATCCAGGTTATCTTTATACAGATCTTTCTACTATTTACGAAAGAGCCGGCAGAATAAAAGGAAAGGAAGGCTCCATAACTCAGATTCCTATTTTAACAATGCCAGAAGATGATAAAACTCATCCAATTCCAGATTTAACTGGATATATTACTGAAGGTCAGATTGTTTTTTCTAGAGAATTATATAGAAAAGGAATTTATCCACCTGTTGATATATTACAATCACTTTCTAGATTAAAAGATAAAGGAATAGGTAAAGGGAAAACCAGAGAAGATCATTCAGATGTATTTAACCAGATATTTGCTGCATATGCCTCTGGTCTTGAAGCAAGAGAGTTGGAAGCTATACTTGGAGAGGCTGCACTTTCAGAAACAGATAAGATATTTTATCAATTTGCAAATGAATTTGAAAAAAGATATATTAGACAAGGAGAATATGAAAACAGGTCTATTTTTGAAACTCTTGATCTTTCTTGGGATTTATTGAAAATGATACCTATAAGAGAATTGAAAAGAATTAGAGATGAATATATAGAGAAATATCTTAAACCAAGGTTGAAAGAATAA
- a CDS encoding V-type ATP synthase subunit E — MGFTDIINKIENDGKLKLEQIEKEWDQKIKQQKEKIDKEIEIYVKEQIERLEKDIENDERKRFLDFKLECRNKILEKKRSLIDKVFNEVFNKYLSYDRDIYIQFLESLVKKSVKDRGYQIILNKRDRDELGDKLINKLGDGFTLSSDTVNIKAGLILKKGNIEINLSFDQIFKLKKEKLEQEVGKILNVI, encoded by the coding sequence ATGGGATTTACAGATATTATTAATAAAATTGAAAATGATGGGAAATTAAAACTTGAACAGATAGAAAAAGAGTGGGATCAAAAAATTAAACAACAAAAAGAAAAAATTGATAAAGAGATTGAGATTTATGTAAAAGAACAGATAGAGAGACTAGAAAAAGATATAGAAAATGATGAAAGAAAAAGATTTCTTGATTTTAAACTTGAATGCAGAAATAAAATATTAGAAAAAAAGAGGTCTTTAATAGATAAAGTTTTTAATGAAGTATTTAATAAGTATTTATCTTATGATAGAGATATTTATATTCAATTTTTAGAAAGCCTTGTTAAAAAAAGTGTTAAAGATAGAGGGTATCAAATTATTTTAAATAAAAGAGATCGGGACGAATTAGGTGACAAACTTATTAATAAACTTGGTGATGGATTTACACTTTCTTCTGATACTGTGAATATAAAAGCTGGATTAATATTAAAAAAAGGGAATATTGAGATAAATCTCTCTTTTGATCAAATATTTAAGTTAAAAAAAGAAAAACTAGAACAGGAAGTGGGGAAGATATTAAATGTTATATAA
- a CDS encoding KH domain-containing protein, with protein MKEKEFLEFIVKNLVDHKNDVIINVIEGERLTLLELKVHKEDVGKVIGKYGNIAKAIRTLLNVAGTKQGKKVVLEILD; from the coding sequence ATGAAAGAAAAGGAATTTCTTGAATTTATAGTAAAAAATCTAGTAGATCATAAAAATGATGTTATTATAAATGTAATTGAAGGAGAGAGACTTACCTTACTTGAACTTAAGGTTCATAAAGAAGATGTAGGTAAAGTTATTGGGAAATATGGAAATATTGCAAAAGCAATAAGAACTTTATTAAATGTAGCAGGTACAAAACAAGGTAAAAAGGTGGTGCTTGAAATCCTTGACTAA
- a CDS encoding ABC transporter permease, which produces MKNIGENKFFILLKKEIKELLTINMILPLIITVLIFVLIGKIMSSETKKAQNKKISTYIIFEKDSQSSSYEPLKKELLSFLEKANVVFFVKEAENIDFLKDFQYAKEHKLDTILFIKKGYFNFIISKNIEDIQFEIYNVLKSIGGISFGRSSGGSLINILKTFNKMIYTNLFPDEKYKFYENPVSYNEFVIFNGKVTKGNLEMIIGFLYLQNLLVPIIVYMLIIMSSQMVAVAIASEKENKTLETLLSIPIRRSDIATSKMIAGAIVSLFMALIYIIGFNSYMRGVTGMNTSSLSEASKQMSIILKNIDFNLKFIDYLLVALSIFTAILNVLAISLILGLFAEDVKKVQTVITPIMFLSLIPYFLSIFLNINELPIVVKLIIYAIPFAHPFFVINSLLLKDYLLVGAGIIYQFIVFMIFIFLTNKIFQSDKILTMKIKMGEKKKVFNIDN; this is translated from the coding sequence ATGAAAAATATCGGTGAAAATAAGTTTTTTATTTTATTAAAAAAAGAGATTAAAGAACTTCTTACTATTAATATGATTCTTCCTTTAATTATTACTGTATTAATTTTTGTTCTAATTGGAAAAATAATGTCTTCTGAAACTAAGAAAGCCCAAAATAAGAAAATATCGACTTATATAATCTTTGAGAAAGATTCCCAGTCTTCTTCATATGAACCATTAAAAAAAGAGTTATTATCATTTTTAGAAAAAGCAAATGTTGTTTTTTTTGTAAAAGAAGCAGAAAATATTGATTTTCTTAAAGATTTTCAATATGCTAAAGAACATAAACTCGACACAATTTTATTTATTAAAAAGGGCTATTTCAATTTTATAATAAGCAAAAATATAGAAGATATACAGTTTGAAATTTATAATGTTTTAAAAAGTATTGGGGGTATAAGTTTTGGTAGATCATCAGGAGGTTCTTTAATTAATATTTTGAAAACTTTTAACAAAATGATATATACTAATTTGTTTCCAGATGAAAAGTATAAATTTTATGAAAATCCAGTCTCATACAACGAATTTGTTATTTTTAATGGAAAAGTTACCAAAGGAAATCTAGAAATGATAATTGGTTTCTTGTATTTACAAAATTTATTAGTTCCAATTATAGTATACATGTTAATAATAATGTCCTCTCAAATGGTTGCAGTTGCAATTGCATCTGAGAAAGAGAATAAAACACTTGAAACTTTACTTTCTATACCTATAAGAAGAAGTGATATAGCAACCTCTAAAATGATAGCTGGTGCTATTGTTTCACTATTTATGGCTCTAATTTATATTATAGGATTCAATTCATATATGAGAGGGGTAACTGGAATGAATACTTCCTCATTATCTGAAGCTTCAAAACAAATGTCTATTATTCTTAAAAATATAGATTTTAATTTGAAATTTATTGATTATTTATTAGTAGCACTTTCTATTTTTACTGCTATTTTAAATGTTCTTGCTATTTCATTAATTCTTGGTCTGTTTGCAGAAGATGTTAAGAAAGTTCAAACAGTTATAACTCCTATTATGTTTTTGTCTCTAATTCCTTATTTTTTAAGTATTTTTTTAAATATTAATGAATTACCTATAGTGGTTAAGTTAATAATTTATGCAATACCATTTGCGCATCCTTTCTTTGTAATAAACTCACTTTTGTTGAAAGATTATTTACTAGTTGGAGCTGGAATAATATATCAATTTATAGTCTTTATGATATTTATTTTTCTAACAAATAAAATTTTTCAATCTGATAAAATATTAACAATGAAAATAAAAATGGGGGAGAAGAAAAAAGTTTTTAATATTGACAACTAA
- a CDS encoding HD domain-containing protein, whose product MKSNYNNIKNISKSSKNKSIFLLFKKKILLNLIIILFIVSNSLYFIIDLNKYVKFFKDSTLIFNYINPFFSKGILEDKKLLPLLEKYYNTHNLKYFYYILKDNQKIAEELRNIVKYLQNLRESYLNHIFLHAEFTILVNLLFIFLIIISNINSFIFIKNFSIKFHSFLNKLDNVFVNFNFEIEENKISLTDEFNNLEKQIHKSSTILKVLQKIITMNPTLSLEQFIDSFGEIICSKELSNIFPCNRFSLAIYEKETDNLVAYHAYKTDIANIKLKPGFTQKLSDTSLKKIIEEKKEYRIIDDLSLINSESTKLLLQEGILSNLTIPVIINERLYGFLFFASKEKYSYNKTNYKLGLIFSNIVKFRFFYSYAIQDNIKTIGDSIVNIVEFKDEETYNHTIRVSLYSDLIADYLCEKEIITPQKAREIRDFAPLHDIGKIGIPDHILLKPSKLDHNEFEIIKNHPIIGAKIIDSSNEKIYGDIGYRLLDTAFNIILEHHENWDGSGYPFRKKGEEISIEARIVCIADVFDALTTKRPYKDAIPFEDSLKIINSLSGKKFDPFLIEIFNNKIDEIKKIYENLKDE is encoded by the coding sequence ATGAAATCAAACTATAATAACATTAAAAATATCAGTAAAAGCTCAAAAAATAAATCAATATTTTTACTATTTAAGAAGAAAATATTATTAAATTTAATTATAATTCTCTTTATTGTTTCTAATTCCCTCTATTTTATCATAGATTTAAATAAATATGTGAAATTTTTTAAAGATTCAACCCTAATTTTTAATTATATAAACCCTTTTTTTTCAAAAGGAATTTTAGAAGATAAAAAATTACTACCTTTACTTGAAAAATATTACAACACTCATAATTTAAAATACTTTTATTACATTTTAAAAGACAACCAAAAAATAGCTGAGGAACTAAGAAATATTGTTAAATATTTACAAAATTTAAGAGAATCTTATCTTAATCATATTTTTTTACATGCTGAATTTACTATTTTAGTAAATCTTCTTTTTATATTTTTAATAATCATATCAAATATTAACTCTTTTATTTTTATTAAAAATTTCTCAATTAAATTTCATTCTTTTCTAAATAAGTTAGATAATGTCTTTGTTAATTTCAATTTTGAAATAGAAGAGAATAAAATTTCCCTTACTGATGAATTTAATAATTTAGAAAAACAAATCCATAAAAGCTCTACTATATTGAAAGTACTTCAAAAGATTATAACAATGAACCCTACTCTTAGTCTAGAACAATTTATAGATAGTTTTGGAGAAATTATTTGCTCTAAAGAATTAAGTAATATCTTTCCATGCAATAGATTTTCCCTTGCTATATATGAAAAGGAAACGGATAATTTAGTTGCATATCATGCATATAAAACTGATATTGCTAATATTAAATTAAAACCAGGTTTTACTCAAAAATTATCAGATACTTCACTAAAAAAAATAATTGAAGAAAAAAAGGAATATAGAATAATAGATGATTTATCATTAATTAATTCTGAGAGTACAAAATTATTGTTGCAAGAGGGCATTTTATCCAATTTAACAATTCCAGTAATCATTAACGAAAGATTATATGGATTTTTATTTTTTGCATCAAAAGAAAAGTATAGTTATAATAAAACAAATTATAAACTTGGTTTAATTTTCTCAAACATAGTTAAATTTAGATTTTTTTACTCTTATGCAATACAGGATAACATTAAAACTATTGGTGATAGTATTGTTAATATTGTAGAATTTAAAGATGAAGAAACATATAATCATACAATAAGAGTTTCTTTATATAGTGATTTAATTGCTGATTATTTATGTGAAAAAGAAATTATAACTCCACAAAAAGCTAGAGAAATTAGGGATTTTGCTCCATTACATGATATAGGTAAAATTGGAATTCCTGATCATATTTTACTTAAACCTTCAAAACTTGATCATAATGAGTTTGAAATAATTAAAAATCATCCGATTATTGGAGCAAAAATCATTGACTCATCAAATGAAAAAATTTATGGTGATATTGGTTATAGACTTCTTGATACTGCTTTTAATATTATTTTAGAACATCATGAAAATTGGGATGGATCAGGTTATCCATTTAGAAAAAAGGGAGAAGAAATATCTATTGAAGCAAGAATAGTTTGTATTGCTGATGTTTTCGATGCTTTAACAACAAAAAGACCATATAAGGATGCTATACCATTTGAAGATTCACTAAAAATAATCAACTCTCTATCTGGTAAAAAATTTGATCCTTTTTTAATAGAAATATTTAATAACAAAATAGATGAAATTAAAAAAATTTATGAAAATTTAAAAGATGAATAA
- a CDS encoding V-type ATP synthase subunit D, producing the protein MRIKVSANRMQLMRLKKRLKLATKGHKLLKDKQDQLVREFFSIIYEYRNLRKEVEKELMEAYASFINARSLMNDDDIENAFLIPLRSIELEAKFKNVMSVKVPLFNINIKEQEKKTFSKENIPVVLDNAIKIFEEIAKKLLNLAQLEKEVKDLAREIELTRRRVNALEYVLIPDLQEAIKFVSMKINEMERSNLVRIMKIKEIVRKKH; encoded by the coding sequence ATGAGGATTAAGGTTTCTGCAAATAGAATGCAACTAATGAGACTAAAAAAGAGATTGAAACTTGCTACTAAGGGACATAAATTATTAAAAGATAAACAGGATCAATTAGTTAGAGAGTTTTTTTCTATTATTTATGAATATAGGAATTTAAGAAAAGAGGTTGAGAAAGAGCTAATGGAAGCTTATGCCTCCTTTATAAATGCAAGATCTTTGATGAATGATGATGATATTGAAAATGCTTTTTTAATACCTTTAAGGTCAATTGAACTAGAGGCAAAGTTTAAAAATGTAATGTCAGTCAAAGTCCCTCTTTTTAATATAAACATTAAAGAGCAAGAAAAAAAGACATTTTCAAAAGAAAATATTCCTGTTGTTCTTGATAATGCAATTAAAATATTTGAGGAGATAGCAAAAAAACTTTTAAATTTAGCGCAACTTGAGAAAGAAGTTAAAGATTTGGCAAGAGAAATAGAGTTGACTAGAAGAAGAGTAAATGCTTTAGAATATGTTTTAATTCCTGATTTACAAGAAGCTATTAAGTTTGTTAGTATGAAAATAAATGAAATGGAAAGGTCTAATCTTGTTAGAATAATGAAAATAAAAGAGATAGTAAGAAAAAAGCATTAG
- the rpsP gene encoding 30S ribosomal protein S16, with amino-acid sequence MVKIRLKRTGKRNQPYFRIVVTDERFPRDGRFIEELGYYNPREESWEKKLTLKGANDEIEKKKTIERLIYWYKLGAEPSPTVYQLLAKNGILLKPELRKKS; translated from the coding sequence ATGGTTAAAATTAGATTAAAAAGAACTGGAAAAAGGAACCAGCCATATTTTAGGATTGTTGTAACAGATGAAAGATTTCCAAGAGATGGAAGATTTATTGAAGAGCTTGGATATTATAATCCAAGAGAAGAAAGTTGGGAAAAAAAATTAACATTAAAAGGTGCAAATGATGAAATTGAAAAGAAAAAAACAATCGAGAGATTGATTTATTGGTATAAATTAGGAGCTGAACCAAGCCCTACAGTTTATCAGTTACTTGCCAAGAATGGAATATTATTGAAACCAGAATTAAGGAAAAAAAGTTAA